Proteins encoded in a region of the Sugiyamaella lignohabitans strain CBS 10342 chromosome B, complete sequence genome:
- a CDS encoding nuclear movement protein nudC (top hit is XP_007298107.1 originated in Stereum hirsutum FP-91666 SS1): MAAHVPKYTFKQTLEDVTVTIPLSAKTRAKFVNVKLGNSSIEAALKSTPDDYLIKGTLFNEIIVDESTWSVVDQEELVFNLEKVNKTEWWPHVVTTDPKIDVTKIQPENSKLSDLDDETRGMVEKMMFDQKQKQAGLPSSDELKKRQTLEKFKAMHPELDFSKVDMNNI; this comes from the coding sequence ATGGCAGCCCATGTTCCAAAATACACTTTCAAGCAGACTTTGGAAGATGTAACAGTAACCATTCCACTGTCAGCAAAAACGAGAGCCAAGTTTGTTAATGTTAAACTTGGCAATTCTAGTATTGAAGCTGCTTTAAAGTCGACCCCTGATGATTATCTGATCAAAGGAACTCTATTCAATGAAATTATTGTGGATGAGTCTACTTGGTCTGTCGTTGATCAAGAAGAACTGGTATTTAACTTAGAAAAAGTCAACAAAACTGAATGGTGGCCACATGTTGTTACTACTGATCCAAAGATAGATGTCACAAAGATTCAACCAGAAAACTCCAAACTGAGTGACCTAGACGACGAAACAAGAGGTATGGTTGAGAAAATGATGTTCgaccagaaacaaaagcaaGCCGGACTCCCCAGCAGTGAcgaattgaaaaagaggCAGACTTTGGAAAAGTTCAAAGCTATGCATCCAGAGCTCGACTTCAGTAAAGTAGATATGAATAATATATGA
- the PRB1 gene encoding proteinase B (Vacuolar proteinase B (yscB) with H3 N-terminal endopeptidase activity; serine protease of the subtilisin family; involved in protein degradation in the vacuole and required for full protein degradation during sporulation; activity inhibited by Pbi2p; protein abundance increases in response to DNA replication stress; PRB1 has a paralog, YSP3, that arose from the whole genome duplication; GO_component: GO:0005619 - ascospore wall [Evidence IBA]; GO_component: GO:0000324 - fungal-type vacuole [Evidence TAS] [PMID 2674123]; GO_component: GO:0000328 - fungal-type vacuole lumen [Evidence TAS] [PMID 9529893]; GO_component: GO:0005773 - vacuole [Evidence IEA,IEA]; GO_function: GO:0016787 - hydrolase activity [Evidence IEA]; GO_function: GO:0042802 - identical protein binding [Evidence IEA]; GO_function: GO:0008233 - peptidase activity [Evidence IEA]; GO_function: GO:0004252 - serine-type endopeptidase activity [Evidence IEA]; GO_function: GO:0004252 - serine-type endopeptidase activity [Evidence ISA] [PMID 3325823]; GO_function: GO:0004252 - serine-type endopeptidase activity [Evidence IMP] [PMID 377296]; GO_function: GO:0004252 - serine-type endopeptidase activity [Evidence IMP] [PMID 385314]; GO_function: GO:0008236 - serine-type peptidase activity [Evidence IEA]; GO_process: GO:0009267 - cellular response to starvation [Evidence IMP] [PMID 2674123]; GO_process: GO:0043086 - negative regulation of catalytic activity [Evidence IEA]; GO_process: GO:0006508 - proteolysis [Evidence IBA,IEA,IEA]; GO_process: GO:0030435 - sporulation resulting in formation of a cellular spore [Evidence IMP] [PMID 2674123]; GO_process: GO:0007039 - vacuolar protein catabolic process [Evidence IMP] [PMID 2674123]; GO_process: GO:0007039 - vacuolar protein catabolic process [Evidence IMP] [PMID 385314]): MKFSTLATAAVPIAAASALVIPHDVDTIEAFKHNRKAELSHKIANSKVGKTVSEIIDHVKAVIDDDKPVPFVTSSTASQNLIEDSYIVVFKEDLDIKEIADHHLFVDSVHLNNIQELMNVPSGTEQHPLIKSGDHGLKHMFDFGKELRGYSGKFHPDTVDAIRRHPAVAYVEHDSRVFANELEVEKSAPWGLARVSHREPLSLGSFNKYLYDGEGGEGVTAYVVDTGTNINHVDFEGRAKWGKTIPQNDVDEDGNGHGSHCSGTIAGKKYGVAKKANVVAVKVLGSNGSGSMSDVIKGVEFVAAGHIRDKGKKGYKGTTANMSLGGGKSPSLDLAVNAAVRAGVHFAVAAGNDNADACNYSPAAAENAVTVGATALGDDRAYFSNYGECVDIFGPGVNILSTYTGSPHAVATLSGTSMASPHIAGLLTYFLSLQPATDSDFATAGAVTPAQLKKNLIAYGTKDILTDLDEKSPNVLAYNGGGQNISSFWAASADEMTYEVDSEGTYNILPIVMEIKDELGNAFSHRFNNVII, translated from the coding sequence ATGAAATTTAGTACTTTAGCAACTGCAGCAGTTcccattgctgctgcttcagctTTGGTTATCCCTCATGATGTTGACACGATTGAGGCTTTCAAGCATAACAGAAAAGCCGAATTGTCGCATAAGATTGCCAACTCAAAGGTCGGAAAGACTGTTAGTGAGATCATTGATCATGTCAAGGCCgttattgatgatgataagCCTGTCCCTTTTGTCACTTCTTCTACTGCTTCACAGAACTTGATTGAGGACTCATACATCGTCGTTTTCAAGGAGGACTTGGATATTAAGGAAATCGCTGATCATCATTTGTTTGTAGATTCTGTTCACCTCAACAATATCCAGGAATTGATGAACGTGCCCTCTGGCACTGAGCAACATCCATTGATCAAGTCAGGCGATCATGGATTGAAGCACATGTTTGACTTTGGCAAGGAATTGAGGGGATACTCTGGTAAATTCCACCCTGACACTGTTGATGCTATTAGAAGACACCCAGCTGTCGCTTATGTCGAACATGACTCTAGAGTTTTTGCTAATGAGCTTGAGGTTGAGAAGAGTGCTCCTTGGGGTCTCGCTCGTGTTTCACATCGTGAACCCTTGAGCTTGGGTTCATTCAACAAGTATCTCTACGACGGTGAAGGTGGTGAGGGTGTTACTGCTTATGTTGTCGACACTGGTACCAATATCAACCACGTTGATTTTGAAGGCAGAGCCAAGTGGGGCAAGACCATTCCTCAAAacgatgttgatgaggatggAAATGGCCACGGATCTCACTGTTCTGGTACTATTGCTGGCAAGAAATACGGTGTTGCCAAGAAGGCCAATGTTGTGGCTGTCAAGGTTTTGGGCAGCAACGGATCCGGTAGCATGTCTGATGTTATCAAGGGTGTCGagtttgttgctgctggtcacATTCGTGACAAGGGTAAGAAGGGATACAAGGGCACTACTGCTAATATGTCACTTGGTGGTGGAAAGTCGCCCTCTTTGGACTTAGCGGTTAACGCCGCTGTTCGTGCTGGTGTTCATTTtgccgttgctgctggtaatgACAATGCTGATGCTTGTAATTActcaccagctgctgcagaGAATGCTGTTACTGTAGGTGCTACTGCTTTGGGTGATGACCGTGCATACTTTTCCAACTATGGTGAGTGTGTAGACATTTTTGGACCTGGTGTCAATATTCTGTCGACCTACACTGGTTCTCCTCATGCTGTTGCCACTTTGTCAGGTACTTCGATGGCTTCGCCTCATATTGCTGGTTTGTTAACATACTTCTTGTCTCTTCAACCCGCCACCGACTCTGACtttgctactgctggtgctgtaACTCCTGCgcaactgaagaagaacttgatTGCTTATGGTACTAAAGACATTCTCACTGATCTTGATGAGAAGTCACCCAACGTTCTTGCTTACAATGGGGGTGGCCAGAACATCAGCTCGTTCTgggctgcttctgctgatGAGATGACATATGAAGTCGACTCAGAGGGAACATACAACATTCTCCCTATTGTGATGGAGATCAAGGACGAGTTGGGGAATGCCTTTAGCCACAGGTTTAACAATGTTATTATCTGA
- the RAV1 gene encoding Rav1p (Subunit of RAVE complex (Rav1p, Rav2p, Skp1p); the RAVE complex promotes assembly of the V-ATPase holoenzyme; required for transport between the early and late endosome/PVC and for localization of TGN membrane proteins; potential Cdc28p substrate; GO_component: GO:0043291 - RAVE complex [Evidence IPI] [PMID 11283612]; GO_component: GO:0043291 - RAVE complex [Evidence IPI] [PMID 11844802]; GO_component: GO:0005737 - cytoplasm [Evidence IDA] [PMID 11283612]; GO_component: GO:0012505 - endomembrane system [Evidence IEA]; GO_component: GO:0019898 - extrinsic component of membrane [Evidence IDA] [PMID 15090613]; GO_component: GO:0016020 - membrane [Evidence IEA]; GO_function: GO:0003674 - molecular_function [Evidence ND]; GO_process: GO:0045022 - early endosome to late endosome transport [Evidence IGI,IMP] [PMID 15090613]; GO_process: GO:0015031 - protein transport [Evidence IEA]; GO_process: GO:0043254 - regulation of protein complex assembly [Evidence IMP,IPI] [PMID 11283612]; GO_process: GO:0043254 - regulation of protein complex assembly [Evidence IGI,IMP] [PMID 11844802]; GO_process: GO:0006810 - transport [Evidence IEA]; GO_process: GO:0007035 - vacuolar acidification [Evidence IGI,IMP] [PMID 11283612]; GO_process: GO:0007035 - vacuolar acidification [Evidence IGI,IMP] [PMID 11844802]), producing MTSASNDEKTEKMPKVIWRKKLANPVNIIQFSVDSWLVASVGEYDKLVKIWKRTSFDKDNVDFDFNYIPHPARILRMRWQQPFDISQSIENTLYTLADDKVIRIWAPFDSIDMGNLQLWASIDLLDHHFGLMLDNRDLSRAIESSVAANGANISDDGKLPRDLSNVISLAQSAPEICITFNKDKQTISAYKVDNVGLKNKKLAQITKIVDDQKLTLSEANLFPFKADRLDFFTYAAQANSTTSDLASLSILIHDYCGTIYNVAIDIAKLLNSDTNRERRFLLKAIITGHNKSVRRITRSGDGKLLLTQSRFSENALWKPQVLPIGVTLRKCSWLHSESGTVTQSVLVPDSDYAITLLDCQQLIVWDCRSQVAVQIGTDEIKLEHIAEPMCMLLLPEAEQSGSLHLIIVYDENNILVWSIDIEGQKANVKCNGNFPLPAFGENEKLHLAVPVDPVGWHVTVGSTLDTFQREVIITVSNTGVLRGWTARINAAEELEWLETSEVYTGVAGIVRAQVSSTKKVAITNSDCTELSIWDTSNALLEFKETFPAENSISDLDWTTTPDDQCVLGVGFAQQIVLYCQQRFDYTNKTPSWAPFRRVDISKYTSHKIGDSIWLKDGTFVVGAGNQLFVQDRNADINDETTRQLLGSRYTRATLDNISTIFDICSVLNGPLPLYHPQLLIQSILADKMVMVKHILCVLLKRLKFATISDLQVADLESNLGLDPAEIALDSEAYCEKLEGEQFEAFGRQVCDDLMEWLQKVSLPYLTRHQQITLASVIEALSYIDEQARSLDSNGIKYLLGFKLYKIHKGIQDAMSMRDFNWALHSESQNLLLDMVKQQTSTSALLWPAVREVGVAFWLRNDPLKELFELLARNYFGADEKRDPVTCSLYYLALRRKQILIGLWRTASWHKEQQKTIQLLSRDFTDDRWKSAARKNAFALLGKHRYEYAASFFLLADSLRDALNVLVKHVGDLPLAIAVARVYQGDHGSELRNLIKGHIIPMASTSGDKWLMSWALWMLKDRQAAINALAWGITDNEVDGSRTPVGGHQQPQFQGRSVSFLVDDPVLVMLYRYLQEQERRRAPSRTTPMVSRFGSPSLKPIGSGGHTPQKHVLNRDTELRFVLKTASIFCRMGCDILALDLVRRWKFFNTNNTYVRTLKDTNTSSLLDKPNDLLTTAAKIVESNPQDQFNEKISTSAKNKLQPVAAVAFEEPDMSSFNFGF from the coding sequence ATGACGTCTGCTAGTAACGATGAGAAAACGGAAAAAATGCCTAAAGTTATTTGGAGAAAGAAGCTTGCTAACCCCGTAAATATAATCCAGTTTTCGGTTGATTCATGGCTCGTTGCGTCAGTGGGCGAGTACGACAAGCTTGTCAAGATCTGGAAGAGGACCAGCTTCGACAAGGACAATGTagactttgatttcaattATATTCCACATCCGGCCAGGATTCTAAGGATGAGGTGGCAGCAACCATTTGACATTTCTCAGTCCATTGAGAATACTTTATATACGTTGGCAGATGATAAGGTAATAAGGATTTGGGCGCCATTCGACTCCATCGACATGGGAAATCTTCAACTATGGGCATCTATAGATTTACTAGATCATCATTTTGGATTGATGCTGGATAACAGAGATCTTTCTAGAGCTATAGAGAGCAGTGTGGCTGCTAATGGGGCGAACATTAGTGATGACGGTAAACTACCGCGTGACTTGTCAAACGTAATTAGTCTTGCCCAAAGCGCGCCCGAGATTTGCATTACATTTAACAAGGACAAACAAACCATATCTGCGTATAAAGTAGATAATGTTGgtctcaaaaataaaaaacttGCTCAAATTACAAAGATTGTTGATGACCAGAAACTGACATTATCTGAGGCCAATTTATTCCCATTTAAAGCGGATAGACTGGATTTTTTTACCTATGCAGCTCAGGCCAATTCTACTACAAGTGACCTTGCAAGTTTGTCAATTTTAATACACGATTATTGTGGTACTATTTATAACGTTGCGATCGATATCGCCAAACTCCTCAACTCGGATACCAATAGAGAACGACGATTCCTACTTAAAGCCATAATTACGGGACATAACAAATCTGTTCGAAGAATAACTCGTTCAGGGGATGGAAAGCTTTTGTTAACACAGTCTCGATTTTCTGAGAATGCTTTATGGAAGCCTCAAGTCTTGCCTATTGGTGTCACTCTCCGAAAATGCAGTTGGTTACACTCAGAATCAGGTACAGTGACTCAATCAGTATTGGTTCCCGATTCTGACTACGCTATAACATTACTCGATTGTCAGCAATTAATTGTTTGGGACTGCCGCTCCCAGGTTGCTGTACAGATAGGTACAGATGAAATTAAACTGGAACATATCGCCGAACCAATGTGTATGCTCTTATTACCAGAGGCTGAGCAGTCTGGCAGTTTGCATCTTATTATTGTCTACGATGAGAATAATATCCTTGTGTGGTCTATAGACATAGAGGGACAAAAAGCTAATGTCAAATGCAATGGTAACTTCCCTCTACCTGCATTCggtgaaaatgaaaagctCCATTTAGCAGTGCCAGTTGATCCTGTAGGCTGGCATGTTACAGTAGGTTCAACACTAGATACTTTTCAAAGAGAAGTCATTATTACTGTTTCAAACACAGGTGTATTAAGGGGTTGGACAGCTCGTATTAACGCAGCTGAAGAGCTGGAATGGCTGGAGACTTCTGAAGTATATACAGGAGTAGCAGGAATTGTTCGGGCCCAAGTTTCATCTACAAAGAAGGTAGCTATTACAAATTCAGATTGCACTGAGCTATCTATTTGGGACACGTCTAATGCTCTTCTGGAGTTCAAAGAAACATTTCCGGCAGAAAACTCAATATCAGATCTTGATTGGACAACCACTCCTGATGACCAGTGTGTACTGGGTGTGGGATTCGCACAACAGATTGTATTATACTGCCAACAGCGATTTGATTACACCAACAAGACTCCATCGTGGGCTCCTTTTAGGCGAGTTGACATCTCAAAATATACCTCACACAAAATAGGGGATTCTATATGGTTAAAAGATGGTACGTTTGTTGTAGGTGCTGGTAACCAGTTGTTTGTCCAAGATCGCAatgctgatatcaatgatGAAACGACGAGACAATTGCTGGGCTCTCGATATACGCGTGCTACATTAGATAATATTAGCACGATATTTGATATCTGCTCGGTACTCAACGGTCCGCTTCCATTATATCACCCCCAGCTACTTATCCAATCTATACTTGCAGACAAGATGGTCATGGTCAAGCATATACTTTGTGTCTTGTTAAAGAGGCTTAAGTTTGCTACTATCTCGGACCTTCAAGTAGCAGATCTCGAAAGCAACTTGGGGCTTGATCCTGCAGAGATAGCATTGGATTCTGAGGCTTACTGTGAAAAGCTTGAAGGGGAGCAGTTCGAGGCATTTGGGAGGCAAGTTTGTGACGACCTTATGGAATGGCTTCAAAAGGTGTCGTTACCTTACTTAACCAGACATCAACAGATCACTCTTGCTAGTGTTATCGAAGCCTTGTCCTACATAGACGAGCAAGCACGATCATTGGACTCAAATGGAATCAAGTACCTCCTGGGTTTCAAGCTGTACAAAATACACAAGGGCATTCAGGACGCCATGTCTATGAGAGATTTTAATTGGGCATTACACAGCGAATCCCAAAACTTACTACTGGATATGGTAAAGCAGCAGACATCTACGTCAGCGCTCCTGTGGCCAGCAGTAAGAGAAGTCGGGGTGGCTTTTTGGTTAAGGAATGATCCCTTAAAGGAGCTATTTGAGCTTCTTGCAAGAAACTAttttggtgctgatgaAAAAAGAGACCCTGTTACGTGTTCTTTGTATTATCTGGCACTGCGTCGTAAACAGATTTTGATCGGATTGTGGAGAACAGCGTCATGGCATAAGGAGCAACAGAAAACTATTCAGCTGCTATCACGAGATTTCACAGACGACAGATGGAAATCTGCTGCTAGGAAAAACGCGTTTGCTTTACTAGGCAAACACAGATATGAATATGCggcttctttctttctccttGCTGACTCCTTGAGAGACGCTCTTAATGTTTTGGTGAAGCACGTTGGTGATTTACCGCTCGCTATTGCTGTCGCAAGAGTGTACCAAGGGGATCATGGTTCTGAGCTGCGCAACCTGATAAAGGGTCATATCATCCCGATGGCCAGTACTAGTGGTGACAAGTGGTTAATGAGCTGGGCGCTATGGATGCTCAAAGACCGGCAAGCTGCTATCAACGCTCTTGCTTGGGGTATTACTGATAACGAAGTGGATGGCAGTAGGACGCCTGTTGGTGgacatcagcagcctcaaTTCCAGGGACGGTCAGTGTCTTTCTTGGTAGATGATCCAGTATTAGTGATGTTATACCGGTACTtacaagaacaagaacgAAGACGGGCACCATCTCGGACCACGCCGATGGTATCTCGTTTTGGAAGTCCATCTTTGAAGCCAATTGGAAGTGGTGGTCACACACCTCAAAAACATGTTCTCAACAGAGATACTGAGTTACGTTTCGTATTGAAGACAGCATCCATTTTTTGTCGTATGGGCTGTGACATTTTAGCCCTTGACTTAGTTAGGCGATGGAAGTTTTTCAATACGAACAACACATATGTAAGAACTCTGAAGGACACTAATACCAGTAGTTTATTAGACAAACCCAATGACCTGCTtactactgctgccaaaaTAGTTGAGTCAAATCCACAAGATCAGTTTAACGAGAAAATCTCAACGAGTGCAAAAAATAAGCTGCAACCGGTCGCAGCTGTGGCCTTTGAAGAACCAGATATGAGTTCATTTAACTTTGGATTCTAG